A window from Peromyscus eremicus chromosome 1, PerEre_H2_v1, whole genome shotgun sequence encodes these proteins:
- the Hps6 gene encoding BLOC-2 complex member HPS6 translates to MKRAGTLRLLSDLSNFTGAARLRELLAGDPDVLVRCSPDGRHLLLLRPPGSPAPQLLVAVRGPGLALERAWPEGHPSPLDAFFVPWLARPALILVWQSGLAEVWGAGMEPGWKLLQSTELCPDGGARLVAVAASRGRLVWCEERQLGVEDPPEQLSMAFSHCVCVKTLETSGEAGTKLGRTHILLHHCPPLGLIASRKDLFLVPTTTTWPGVAHVLLIWSPSKGKVIAAAPSLGLSYSKSLNPRQGDTWDFRTLLRGLPGFLSPREPLAVHTWAPSSHGLLLLDFKGKVSLVQCHGGTRTVGTLQEAPVGPEGSAALGTFHGTLACVLGSTLELLDMSSGQLLERKVLSTDRVHLLEPPAPGMKNEEELEARGALCLLSALGLFCVGWEAPQGLELPSDKDIVFEEACGYYQRRSLRGTQLTPEELRHNSTFRAPQALASILQGHLPPSTLLAMLRAELRDYRGLERLKAQLVAGDEEEAGWTELAEHEVARLLRTQLTGDQLAQFNTIFQALPAAAWSATLQALQLQPDRTGRLRSQAPPDVWKKVLRGPAAGKEHPNGILPPFELLCRCLCQLEPQWLPPFVELAQQQGGPGWGAEGPSLPLYRRALAVLGEEGKRPEALELELLLGSGRPKAVLHAVRQLIEKEQWERALEAGLALDASSPLLRSEIFKLLLAEFAQHRRLDAHLPLLCRLCPPDVAPDELLLLLRTHLPDDVGTSNPFPEPGAEPPLTVGLVRALLEQTGAQGRPSGPVQSKYEDILWDPGTPPPTPPRGPVATLQASEHPGPEAWAPSGQGLCAADLGGRL, encoded by the coding sequence ATGAAGCGTGCAGGAACTCTGCGCCTACTTTCGGATTTGAGCAACTTTACCGGCGCCGCCCGCCTCCGGGAGTTGTTGGCCGGGGACCCAGATGTCCTAGTCCGCTGCAGCCCGGATGGCCGCCACCTGCTGCTGTTAAGACCCCCCGGGTCGCCTGCCCCGCAACTTCTCGTGGCTGTGCGTGGGCCGGGCCTGGCGCTCGAGCGTGCCTGGCCGGAGGGCCACCCCTCGCCGCTGGACGCCTTCTTCGTTCCGTGGCTGGCGCGACCCGCGCTGATCTTGGTGTGGCAGAGTGGCCTAGCAGAGGTGTGGGGCGCGGGGATGGAGCCTGGCTGGAAGCTCCTCCAGAGCACTGAGTTGTGTCCGGATGGTGGAGCCCGCTTGGTGGCCGTGGCAGCATCTCGAGGCCGCCTAGTTTGGTGTGAGGAGCGTCAGCTTGGCGTTGAGGACCCACCAGAGCAGCTTTCAATGGCTTTCAGCCACTGTGTGTGCGTCAAGACCCTGGAGACCAGCGGGGAGGCTGGCACCAAGCTAGGCCGCACACACATCCTGCTGCACCACTGCCCCCCTTTGGGACTGATAGCCTCCCGCAAGGACCTCTTCCTGGTGCCCACTACCACCACTTGGCCTGGTGTGGCCCATGTTCTGCTCATCTGGAGCCCGAGCAAGGGCAAGGTGATAGCTGCCGCCCCATCTCTTGGTCTTTCTTACAGTAAAAGCCTGAATCCCAGACAAGGAGATACCTGGGACTTTCGGACCCTGCTGCGAGGCCTTCCTGGGTTCCTGTCCCCCAGGGAGCCATTGGCTGTCCACACCTGGGCTCCATCTTCCCATGGCTTATTGTTGCTTGACTTCAAAGGCAAGGTGAGCCTAGTGCAGTGCCATGGTGGGACTCGAACTGTGGGAACCCTACAGGAGGCCCCTGTAGGCCCAGAGGGGTCTGCAGCCCTGGGAACATTTCATGGCACGTTAGCCTGTGTCCTGGGCTCCACGTTGGAACTACTGGACATGAGCAGTGGGCAGCTGTTGGAAAGGAAGGTCCTGAGTACAGACCGAGTACATCTGCTGGAACCTCCAGCCCCTGGCATGAAGAATGAGGAAGAGTTGGAGGCCCGGGGAGCTCTCTGTTTGCTTTCAGCCTTGGGGCTCTTTTGTGTGGGCTGGGAAGCTCCCCAAGGCCTGGAGCTACCCTCAGACAAGGATATAGTGTTTGAGGAGGCCTGTGGCTACTACCAGCGACGGAGCCTGCGAGGTACCCAGCTTACCCCAGAAGAACTGAGACACAACAGCACATTTCGGGCGCCTCAGGCCTTGGCCTCCATCCTTCAGGGCCACCTGCCCCCATCTACACTGTTGGCGATGCTGAGGGCCGAGCTTCGCGATTACCGGGGTTTAGAGCGCCTCAAGGCCCAGCTGGTGGCGGGGGACGAGGAGGAGGCTGGCTGGACTGAGTTAGCAGAGCACGAGGTGGCGCGCCTGCTGAGGACCCAGTTGACCGGGGACCAGCTGGCCCAATTCAACACCATTTTCCAAGCCCTTCCTGCAGCAGCCTGGAGTGCCACCCTCCAGGCCCTGCAGCTCCAGCCGGATAGGACTGGCAGGCTGAGGTCCCAAGCACCCCCCGATGTATGGAAGAAGGTCCTGAGGGGTCCAGCAGCTGGGAAGGAGCACCCCAATGGAATACTGCCTCCCTTTGAACTCCTGTGTCGGTGTCTATGCCAGCTGGAGCCCCAGTGGCTTCCCCCGTTTGTGGAACTGGCACAGCAGCAGGGTGGGCCAGGCTGGGGGGCTGAGGGCCCCAGTCTGCCCCTTTATCGGCGGGCCCTAGCGGTGCTGGGTGAGGAAGGGAAGAGACCCGaggccctggaactagagctgctCCTGGGCAGTGGGCGGCCCAAGGCTGTGCTGCACGCTGTGAGGCAGTTAATAGAGAAGGAACAGTGGGAAAGGGCCCTGGAGGCCGGCCTGGCCCTTGACGCCTCCAGCCCCCTGCTTCGAAGTGAGATCTTTAAGCTCCTGCTGGCGGAGTTCGCCCAGCACCGCCGCCTCGACGCTCACCTCCCTCTCCTTTGCCGCCTGTGCCCACCAGACGTGGCTCCCGATGAGCTCCTGCTCTTACTGAGGACACATCTCCCAGATGATGTGGGAACCTCCAACCCTTTCCCTGAGCCTGGGGCAGAGCCCCCTCTCACGGTGGGCTTGGTCAGAGCCCTCCTAGAACAGACTGGGGCTCAAGGACGGCCCTCTGGCCCAGTTCAAAGCAAATACGAGGACATCCTATGGGATCCGGGCActccaccccctaccccaccTCGTGGACCTGTTGCTACTCTGCAGGCATCGGAGCACCCAGGACCCGAAGCATGGGCACCATCTGGACAGGGGCTCTGTGCAGCTGACCTGGGAGGTCGTTTGTAG